DNA sequence from the Pseudoalteromonas galatheae genome:
TCGTGATCGTTAGATTTTTGGATAACCTATTCTGTCAGATAGATATCCAACGCTTGAGGCAAAGTAATAAGATCTATTCCAGTTCATCAAGGCCTTGTAATTGTCATAAGCAAGGTACATACGGCCATTGGCGTCATCTGGCATTACTAATGCCGCAGTGATATTCACTTGAGGTAAGTCAGTGCCGTCCATTCTACGAAGACCAAGCGCTTGCCACTCTTGTAGTGAACGCTCTGACTTACGCCATTCACTAAGCCACTCTTTGTGTGACTTGGTGCCACGCCTTAAAATGTAGCTAGTGTCAAAACCTTCTGGAAGCTGTACTTGGCGACCCCAAGTAAGATCATCGTTCCAGCCCACACTTTTTAGATAGTTTGCAATTGAAGCAAACGCATCTTCTTGTGTGGTCCAGATGTCCTTACGACCATCTTTGTTATAATCAACTGCGTAAGAAGTGAATGACGTTGGCATAAATTGAGTTTGCCCCATCGCTCCCGCCCAAGAGCCTTTAAAGTCATCTAGGCCGATGTGGCCGTCTCTTAAAATATCCAGTGCAGCCCATAGCTGTCTTTTATACAAAGCTTCTCGACGACCATCAAAAGCGAGCGTTACCAAAGCGCTAATAACCGGGTAACCACCTTGAATGCGGCCAAAGTTACTTTCAAGGCCCCATAGGGCAACAATGAAGCGCGCCTGCACACCATACTCTTTTGCTATCTTTTCTAAAGATTCTTGGTGTTCTTTATAAAGTTTGCGAGCTTGTTTTACCTTCCACTCAGGAACGCGCTTTGGTAAGTAAGTCTCTAATGTTTCGACAATTTCTGGTTGGGTTTTATCTGCCTTAATTACCTTTTCCTTAAATACTGCCGTAGCAAAAGCGTCCTCAACTAATTTTTGCGAGTAACCCTTTTCAATTGCTTCTTGTTTCAGATTATTAAGATACTCATCAAACTTGGCTTGAGTGTTGGCGAAAACTGATGTGGACAAACAAACTGAGGCTACTAATAGGGAAATTTTTTTTATCACGAATCTGTTACTCCATTTTGTTTTTTAAACTCATCTAGCAAACTTTCTGTGTGAGGGGGAAGCTGCAAGTAAAAACCATCATCAGTTAACTTTTGCTTAACCGTATCAAGATCTGCAATACCCAACTTTGTTCTTCTAGCAAGATCAACCATCATGACGTAGACCGGCGTGCCAAAAGTTTCCATTAAAGGTGCAGGCACGTTGGAGAAATCATCTCTTTTGGTTACAAAAAGGTAGGTATCCGCTTTTTTTGGACTTTTGTATATGGCAGTGAGCATTATAAGCCTATAAATTCTTGCTAATCATTGGCGCTCACTATACCATGCTATTAGTAAGTTGTGGAAAGTTTTACTACCCTCTAAAGTCAGGTAAATAAGGCTTTAGCGGCGGTTGTAACAGAAATTTGAGTACATATGGCAAATCAAACATTCGAACTAAAAGGAAATCTATTTACACTCTCTGTACTACAGTTGTTTTCTTTAGATCTGACCAAGTTAAGACAAGATCTTGATAGCAAAATTTCGCAAGCACCTAAATTTTTTCAAGGGGCACCAATTGTGGTCAATTTAGCTGATGTTCAGGAGCAAACTGTAGAATTCAAAGAGTTAAAGCAAACACTGGTCGATTTACAGCTCAATCCAGTGGGTGTATGTAGCGGTACTCAAAGTCAGCACGACTTAGCCAAAGAAGCCGGGTTTTCTGTACTAAACTATTCAAGGGATGTGCAACCGAGTGCCCCATCGCAATCTCAAGCAGCTGAAGTAATAGAAAAACAAGTTTATCTTCCAGCTCAAATTGTGAACGGAACGGTACGTAGTGGTCAGCAAATATATGCTAAAGACCGCGATCTGATCGTGCTAGGTGCTGTAAGTCACGGTGCAGAAGTTATCGCAGATGGTAATGTGCACATTTACGGTACGTTGCGTGGTCGTGCAATCGCAGGTGCGCAAGGCCAAGAAGACACTAGTATATTCTGTCAACGCTTAGAAGCTGAGCTAGTGTCTATAAACGGGAGTTATTGGATCAGTGATTCACTGCAAGGTGAACACTGGGGTCAAGCTGCTCAAATAACACAACAAGACGAATCATTAAAAATTACAGCTTTGGTCAAAGGATAAATCAGATGGCAAAAATTATTGTCGTAACTTCAGGTAAAGGCGGTGTTGGTAAGACAACGTCAAGTGCAGCAATTGGTACTGGCTTAGCGCTAAAGGGTTATAAAACAGCCATTGTCGATTTTGATATTGGTCTTAGAAACCTTGACCTAATAATGGGATGCGAGCGTCGCGTGGTGTATGATTTTGTTAATGTCATCAACGGCGAAGCTAATCTAAATCAAGCGTTAATCAAAGATAAGCGTGTTGAGAAGCTGTATATACTTCCAGCTTCGCAAACTCGTGACAAAGATGCTCTTACTCGAGAAGGCGTGGAGCGTGTGTTAAATGAAATGAAAGAAGAATTTGATTTCATTATTTGCGACTCACCAGCTGGTATTGAAGCGGGTGCTATGATGGCTTTATACTTTGCAGATGAAGCAGTGGTTACTACTAACCCTGAGGTGTCATCTGTTCGTGACTCAGACCGCATTTTGGGGATTCTACAAAGTAAGTCCAAGCGTGCGGAAATGGGGCTAGAGCCGGTTAAAGAACACTTACTGCTGACACGTTATAATCCAGAGCGTGTAGACAGCGGTGAAATGTTGTCTGTAGACGATGTTAAAGAAATTTTAGCGATTGATTTACTGGGTGTAATACCTGAATCAAAAGCGGTACTCAATGCATCTAACTCAGGTCAGCCTGTTATATTAGACCAAGAGTCCGATGCTGGCCAAGCGTATAGCGATGCAATTAACCGCTTACTAGGTGAAGTCGTCGATTTCCGCTTCTTGCAAGTTGAGAAGAAAGGTATCTTCAAGCGGATCTTTGGAGGGTAAGGTGTCATTATTAGATTATTTCCGCTCTGAGAAAAAAAATAGCGCGTCGCTTGCAAAAGAGCGACTGCAGATCATCGTTGCTCATGAACGATCAAAGCGTGGTACGCCGGACTACTTACCACAACTCAAGCAAGACATTCTTGATGTTATTCGTAAGTATGTAAAGGTAGACTCGGATGCTGTCAACGTACAGTTTGAACAAAATGAAGATGATTTAGCAGTACTTGAGCTGAACGTCACTTTACCTGATGATGAAAAGTAAATTCGAATTTAAAAAGGGCTATGCGTAGGTAGCCCTTTTATTTGTTTAGCACCACCAGCTGTCTAATTTGTCCCCAATAAGCTGAGCTCTCCAGCCTAGAGCGAGGTCCGGCCTCATCAGCAACTGTTTTTCTTCTGGTGATTTTTTCCACGACCAGCTGATCACTTGGTTTATTTGTTTCTTTGAGGCAAACACATCAACCGGAATATTATTATCCTCGGCAACGTTAGCGACCACATGTTTGATATCCTTACAGGCTGCTTTGTAACCTTTAAAGTCGATGAGTCTTCTTACGCGTTGTGGACAATTTTGTTCACTCACCTCTTTTGCTTTTTCTATACAGGCGAGAATTTCTTTACCTGAGCGATTGACTTCCATGGGCTCAACACCCGGAACATTGCGTAAACTACCCAGTGAGCTTGGACGACGTTTGGCAATCTCCACCATATTATGTTCTTTTAGCACAAAATTGAGTGCTAAGTTTTTTTTCTCTGCTTTGGCTCTGCGCCATGCTGCAAGTTCTTTCAGGGTGGCAAGATCTCTAGGCTTGAGCTGCCATACGTTTTTAACATCAAGGTAAAGAACTTCATCTGGCTGGCGGAAACTTCGCTTTTGAGCGAGCAACTCACTTTCTTGAAGCACTATGTTAAATAGCTGCTTTTCATTTACTCGCGTCTGAATAGTCTCAAAACATGGCAGTAAATGATATACATCGGAGGCGGCGTAATCTAATTGGCTCTGAGTTAGAGGGCGGCGTAACCAATCTGTTCTGGATTCACTTTTGTCAATGTCTACGTCTCTAAGTTGCTTCACCATATTAGCAAAACCAATACAACTACCCTCACCTAACAACTGTAAAGCAAACTGGGTATCGAATATTGGTGATGGGATAAAACCTGCGAACTTTAGAAATACTTCGATATCTTCCGAAGGAGAATGGAGTACTTTTAAAACACTAGTATCTGAAAATAATGTCCAAAGCCTACTAAAATCTATATCGGCTAATGGATCGATAAGAGCAAGGTGGTTACCATCAAAGATCTGTAATAGAGCAATTTCTGGGTATAGGGTGCGGCGACGCATGAATTCGGTGTCGACGGCGAGCACTTTGGCTTTCGAAATAGACAAGACAAATTCATCTAGTGCTGTTTGGCTTTCAATAACTTGATACTGCACTGTTACTCCCATGCAATTTACATAACTAGCCATATCACGCTAGTTATAAAAAAGCCGGCTAGTGCCGGCTCTATTTGTTATTCTTTTAACGCTCTACGCAGTATTTTACCAACATTAGTCTTTGGCAGTTCATCTCTAAACTCAACTAGCTTTGGTACTTTATAGTTCGTTAGATTATCTCGGCAATGTGCAATTATATCTTTTTCTGTTAAAGATGGGTCTTTTTTAACAATAAAAACTTTAACTTGCTCACCACTAACCTCATGTGGCACGCCAACCGCCGCAACTTCTAATACGCCTTCGTGCATAGCAACGACTTCTTCGATTTCATTAGGGAAAACGTTAAAGCCAGACACTAAGATCATGTCTTTTTTACGATCAACGATGTAGAAGAAACCGTCATCATCATAAGTAGCGATATCACCCGTTGCAAACCAGCCATCTTTTAAACATTCGGCAGTTGCGTCTGGGCGATTGTAGTAACCAGCCATCACTTGTGGGCCTTTAACACATAGTTCACCGGGTTCACCTTTAGGGGTTTCATTGCCATTGTCATCTATGATTTTAATATCAGTGCTTGGGGCCGGTAAACCAATAGAACCATTGTAGGCTTCTAGATCGTGCGGACAGATAGTAACTAGCGGAGCACATTCTGTAAGGCCATAACCTTCCATCAGTTTTGATTTTGTGACTTTCTGCCAACGTTCAGCGACAGGGCGTTGTACAGCCATACCCCCGCCTAGAGACATTTTCAGGGTTGAAAAGTCGAGGTCGGCAAACCCCGGTGTGTTTAATAATCCATTAAATAATGTGTTTACACCTGTGATAGCGGTAAATGGAACCTTTGCTAGCTCTTTTACAAACGCAGGCATATCACGTGGATTGGTAATCAAAATATTGTGACCACCGTACTTCATAAAGGTTAGGCAGTTCGCTGTAAGTGCAAAAATATGGTAAAGCGGTAAGGCCGTAATAACGACTTCCTTTCCCTTATCTAACACTGTGTCTAAACAGCCTGAAACTTGTTCTAGGTTTGCTACCATATTGCCATGAGTTAGCATTGCGCCTTTAGATACACCCGTTGTACCGCCAGTATATTGCAAGAAGGCAAGATCGCTCAGAGACACTTCTGGTTTACTGTATTTTGCGGGGTTTGCTGCAATTACTTGTTTGAAAGGGATTGTATTTTGCAGGCTGAAGTCCGGTACCATTTTCTTGAAGTGCTTAACAACGAAGTTAACTAAATGCTTCTTAAAGCCACCTAACATGTCACCAATCTCAGTGAGCACTACGTGTTTCACACTTGTCTTTGGTAATGCTTGCTCAAGGGTATGGGCAAAATTCGCAAGTATAAAGATAGCTTTTGACTCTGAGTCATTCAGCTGGTGCTCCAATTCGCGTACCGTGTACAGCGGGTTGACGTTTACAACGGTACAACCAGCACGCAGTACCCCTAAAATGGTAACAGGGGTTTGTAATAAGTTTGGCATCATGACTGCAACTTTATCGCCTCGGCCAAGCTTCAATTCGTTTTGTATATAACTAGCAACTGCTTTGGTTTTTTCATCAACTTGCTGATAAGTCAGTGTCTTACCCATATTGGTATAGGCCGGATACTGGGCATAATCTGCGAAACTTTTTTCAAATAATTCAAGCAATGAGTTGTAATGCTCTGGGTCGATAGTTTCAGGCATACCTTCTGGGTAGCGCTTAAGCCAGATTTTTTCCACTCTTAGCTCCTGTGTTCTCGTTATTTTTATATTCACCTTAAACCATAAACGATGTAAGGCACTTTAACAATTGAGCAAATACTCTAAAAACGCCATATTCCCACAATATCTGAGGATTTACAATCTAGATGCTGTTGAAACGTGGGCTTTAATGCTCTTTGTGAACTTTTCGTTCCATGATTAGTTTATTCTTTACGCTCCTTGGGTTGTAAACGATGTTCTGTTGCTGTCTTGGTGCGCTTCAATTAGCTTATAGCAAATTTCTGGGTTTTCCATATGGCAATGGTGGCCGCCAGGCATTTTCTCAAGCTTAAGTGAGTCGAAACAGCCCTTAAATTGATTATATTGTCTGACAATCATGTCATATCCTTGTTCCGCTAAAACCAGTAAAGTTGGAACAGATATCCCGTTGAGTACTGATTTTGCTTGGGCGATGGAATATCTAAATCCAGAGTGATGCTTTAGCCGTGGGTCCAATCTAAGCTGCACGCCATCAGTATGCGACAGAGTATTTCTTGCCATAAGCATCGCTGCTATTTCTACAGAAATATCACTGACTTTACTGCGCAGTTGCGCAAGCGTATTTATATCAGGATAAACCCTTGGTTCAGATTGTTTTAATTTATCTCGAGAACTAAACGCATTAATGAGCTGGGTTTTGGTATCACTCTCTGAGGTGCTCACTATCCCTATGCCCTCAATTATAACCAAAGATAAACAACGTGTTGGATAACAACTAGCAAATAAGTTAGCTATCATTGCTCCCATAGAATGACCAACAATATGGCACGTTTGGATCTGTGCTAAATCTAAAAAACATTTCAGATCATAAACATAGTCTATAAAGTAATAAAAGGCATCCGTGCTTTTCCAATCTGATCGTCCGTGGCCGGGTAAGTCAAGCGCAATATGAGAATATTTTTCATTGCCAAATGACGCAAGCGGCACAAAACTGTTGCTGTTGTCTTGCCAACCATGAAGGTAGACCACAGTTTGATCCCCCTCTCCCCAGCTTTGGTAGGAGAATGGCCCGATTTTTTGTTCTTTTATCGCATCTATAGACATCGATTAATTCTTTTAGTGTTCATTGTATCATCATTGATTTATCATCTTACCGTGACATATTTGAACTTACTACTTTGATTTGTTGAAAATATTTTTAATTTGAACACAGCTACCTTTCGGGTATGCAAGTAGCGAGGTTCGAACAACAGGTTTCTATTTAGGAAAGTACACGGGAATAACAATGAAATTCAAAACTGGTCTTTTGGCCTCATTTGTTGGGTTAGTATTTGCGGATCCGACACTGGCTGCTCCAAAAAATATCATTTATATGATTGGCGACGGCATGGGCCCAGCTTATACCACTGCCTATCGTTATTTTAAAGATGACCCTTCCACGAAAGTGGTTGACCCAACGGTTTTCGACTCTATTTTGGTTGGTATGGCGCATACCTATCCAGACGACGACACGGTTGTAACAGACAGTGCTGCAGGTGCAACCGCTCTGAGTACAGGAACTAAAAGCTATAATGGCGCAATTGCGGTAGACACCCATAAAGAACATTTGGAAACGATGCTTGAAGTGGCGAAAAGAAAAGGTAAAACAACCGCGCTTGTTGCAACATCGCAAATCAACCATGCAACACCTGCAAGTTTCGCGTCTCATAATGAATCGCGTCGTAACTATGACGACATTGCCAATGATTACATCGACAATAAAATCGCAGGAAAACTACCCGTAGATCTTATGCTTGGTGGCGGCACTAAATACTTCATTCGTGAAGATAGAAACCTAGTTAATGAATTTAAAGACGCAGGTTATCAATACGTTGATGCTTTATCCAAGCTTGAAACGCTAAATAAAATTCCTGCTATGGGTCTGTTCGCAGAAGTAGGTCTGCCATTCGCAATTGATGAAGAGCCGCAGCGCCTAACTAAAATGACTAAAACGGCGCTATCATTATTGGAAAATCAAAATGATAAAGGCTTCTTCTTAATGATTGAAGGTAGTCAGATTGACTGGTGTGGACATGCTAATGATATCGCTTGTGCTATGCATGAAATGGACGACTTTGCAGAGTCAATTAAGCTGGCAAAGACTTTTGTTGATAACAACCCAGACACTATCTTGGTGATCACAGCAGATCACTCTACCGGTGGATTAACGCTTGGTGCGAATGGTCAGTATCGCTGGGAACGTGATGTGATCGCTAAAGTGAAAGGTTCAGCGGGCGAAATTGCAAAAGCACTTGCAAAGACAAAAGACGTTAAAGCAACATGGCAAGAGCTCACAGGTCTTGAGTATGACAGTGCGACTGAGCTAAAGGTAAAAGAAGCACTTTCACAGGGTCCGAAGGCGCTTAGCATTGTCGTTAAAGAGGCAATTAGTGATGCATCTTTCACTGGTTGGACAACGGGTGGTCACACCGCTATCGATGTACAAGTGTTTGCCCATGGTAAAGGTAAAGAAGCGTTCATTGGCTCGCAAAACAATACCGCAATTGCGGATAAACTGATTGGATTTATTAAAAAGTAGAAATCTTCATCTACTATTTCAAACAAAGAAGGTCAGCATTTGCTGACCTTCTTTGTTTTATAGTTTTGGATGAGATAATATACCAATTAGCCTTAATACTTGCTCAATTTGAAGGAGCAAATCTGACGCTAACGGCGTTAAAAATTTCTCATTTAGAACAACTAAATAGCAAAATTTTTGTCATGCCTACATGGATGCAGGTACCTTAGCGATAGCAGGACGCGGTAGCGGTGTATCGACAAGATTTTCTTGCCTCAAAATAGACCACTTAATTAAGTGAATTGGTATTACGCGTAAACAGAAACGCCAATCATACTTTTTATCTCATCTCGTCTTGCTTCCGTTGCAATTGCTTTGTATTCACTAATTGCCTGTCCAGTACGAAAGTTAGGGCGGTCGTAGATAGTCGAACGTTGCTGCGACTGGAACTGCTCCACCAACGCAATGCCCTTTTCACTGGTTTTGATCTGTGCGGTATTGAGCTTCGCCGTATTTCCGTCTTCAATAGCAGGGCTCACGGCCTTTTTAGGCTGTGGCTTTACTTGGTAAGTACCAGCTTGTTGAATGATTGAATTTAGTTTCACGTTCTAGCTCAATAAATACGATATGCTTGTATAAAAATACGCCTTTATTCTCGACCTGGCAACTTTTTCCACGTCACAGTATCCCTCACATATTGCGGCTGGGCGTCAGCCGCATCCACAGATAAGCCTTGTGTGAAACTATCGTCGGCTATAAACAGCATGTAATAAGCGTCTGGTAATGTGATATTGTCAATGATTTCGCAGTCAAGCTGTGTAGCAAGCTCTGAGAATGCTTGCCATCCTGTACCAACACCTGCCGCACCACTCGATGTAAAGTCGATATTTTCAGGCGTAATAACTGTTTCTTCGGTGCTTGGTTGAATAACACCACAAGTTTCCCCGTTGTATTGGCATAGGTAGATCTCACCCATACGTGCATCTATTGCCGACACTACGCTGGACTTGCCTGCTTCCATGTATGCCTGTTGCGCCATCGCCTGCAAAGTTGAAACACCAACCAACTTAAGACCTGAAGAATATGCTAAGCCTTGCGCAACTGCTGTACTTATTCTCACCCCTGTAAAGCTGCCAGGCCCACGTCCAAATACAATGCCATCCAGCTCACTAAGAGTGATATCGGCTTCGCGTAAGATACGTTCAACTAAGGGAAGTATCTTTTGACTATGCTGCTGTGGGCAAACCTCGAAGTGGCGAATAAACTTGCCTTCATAGTGCAATGCAATACTGAGTGCTTCGGTGGAGGCATCTATGGCCAACAGGTTATTTTTCATTTTTATCAATATTCTCTAAAAATCGAATTGCCTTGTTTAAGTCTCTCGTGCGAGACATATCAGGCAAACTACTTAAAAACGTCTGGCCGTATTTTCTCGTAACTAAGCGATTATCGCAAATAATCAGTACACCTTTATCGTTAGCATCACGAATTAATCGCCCAACCCCCTGTTTCAGCGCGATTACAGCTTGGGGGAGTTGTATTGCATCAAAGGGTTCTAATCCACGCATTTCAGCGTCGCGCATACGAGCTTGCAACAAAGGGTCATCTGGTGAAGCAAATGGTAGCTTATCAATGACAACACAACTCAAAGTGTCACCTCTCACATCCACGCCCTCCCAAAAGGAGGCTGTACCAAGTAGTACGGCGTTTCCATGCCGAATAAATTGTTCGAGTATTATCCGTTTAGATGCTTGCCCTTGCATAAAAATGGGATATTGCAGCGCCGTATTCAGTCCTTCGTAGACTAAATGCATCGCGCGATAACTGGTAAAGAGTAAAAATGTACGCCCTTTTGCCGCTTCAATCACTTGCTTTGCAAGCTTTACCAGCGCATGTGGCATTAGGTCGTCACGGGTCTCTGGTAGATAGCGTGGCAGGCATAACAAGGCTTGTTGCTTATAGTCAAATGGGCTCTCAACAATAAATTGTGAGGTCGGTTTGAGCCCTAGGCTACGACTGAAGTGCTCGAGGGAATTATCGACGGATAAGGTGGCGGAGGTAAATACAAAGCTTGCCTCAGTGGTTTTGACAATTTGTGCAAACTTACTTGATACATCAAGCGGCGTGATATGAATAGATAAAAAGCGTCTTGTGGTTTCGAACCAGTAACTAAATCCGGTTTGGCTGGTATCAAAGGCACGTTCAAACTGGCTTTTAAAGGTCATGACCTTTTCAAATGGGTGTTCTATTTTTTCACTTCTATCCAGACAAAGTTTGAGTACCTTATAGAGAAAGTCTAAGTTAGCTATCACTCGATGCATGGCATCGCAAATCGGTTTATTCGCCAGCGCTTCACGCCAATCACCACGAGCACCATCGCCACCAAATACCAAACGCAAATCGGCGACACTGGTTTCCAATTTATTGAGTGTTTTGCCAAGTTGTAACATATCTGGAATATCAGCGCGGTAGATCACCCTCAAATCGTTAATAAGCGCCTGCAAAGCTTTAGTGCTGATAGTCTCACCAAAGTAGTCACTGGCAATTTCCGGTAATTGATGTGCTTCATCGAAGATATAGCTATCCGCGGTTGGCATTAGCTCTGCAAAGCCTAAATCTTTTACGGCCATATCGGCAAAAAATAAATGATGGTTGATCACCACAACATCGGCATCGACTGCCTTTAATCTTGCCTTTCGGATATAACAGTCTTCGTAGTCTGGGCACTCTTTCCCTAAACAGTTATCTGCAGTTGAAGTAACGTAGGGTAATACCTTTGCGTCTTCTTCGATACCAACACAGTCGGCTAAGTCTCCACTGTGTGTTTCAGAAGCGAACTTTGCAACCATAGCAAGTTGGTGCATAACATCTGGGTCGTCGGTTGGCACATGGCTCAAATGCTGTGACAAGCGATAAGGGCAAAGGTAATTGGCTCTACCTTTTAGCAAAGTGACTTTTTTACCACTGCCAAGCACCTTTTTTAGGGTCGGCACGTCACGATGGAATAATTGCTCTTGCAAGGCCTTAGAGCCGGTAGAGACGATGACTTTACCTTTAGACTGAAAGGCAGGAATGAGATAAGCAAATGTTTTCCCCGTCCCTGTTCCTGCTTCGGCGATGCATTGTCCACCATTTTGTATAGTTTCTTCTACCGCAATTGCCATATCAATTTGGGGCTGCCTTGGTTGATAGCCCGGGAAATGCTGGGCTAAAGGCCCCGTAGAAGAGAAAGTCGTAGATACAGCCAAAGTAATGTAGTTTACAAACAGACAGGTCGCGAAATTGTATGTGGCTAAGCATCAAATCGCAACCGCTGTTTGGCAATAACTGAGAGTGGATACCAATTGAATTAATTATCTAATCAATTTGAAGGGTGAAATAGCATATTAGCTTCGTTAAAAACTTTTCATTTAGAACAACTAAATAGCAAAATTTTTGCCTAGCTACTAAAGCTATTTCCCCGCTTCGAAATAGATCATTTACTTAATACAACTGGTATTACCTGTTAAGTTGTCGTTTAATCTTGATCATACCCACCCCACAAATAGTGAGATATACGAGATATAAAGCGATGCGGTTAGTCCAAGTAGATTCTGGCGAAGGCATGACGACACGCAAGTAATCATTCAAAACCAACATACCGACGCCGACAATGATTGCTGTCAATTGAAAGTGGCGGTGATTGGCTGAAGAAATGGTAAACAAGGAAACTAGGAGTAGTACAAGGCTTGAGTAAAATGCTAAGACAGCCATACTACCAGGTACAACACTCGGGGCTAATGCTAGCACAGACAGACCTACAACAAAGCAACCTATGAGATTCTTCACTGATTTATTTAACATATTATTTCTCCCTAAATAAACGACCAGTTTGACTGGAAAATTATATCCTAAGAGGTTTATTGTAAGGAGCTTCTCGAATATAAAGTGGGTGAGCCGAGCTTGCGCTTTCAATCAGGCTAATCAAAGGTTTGTTTAATATGGTACTGCCACAGTTAATAGGTTGTTCGCTATTCAGGCCCATGTATCTAGATTCTCACCCTTATGTTCTTCGTGAGATTTTTCCTCCTCATCCTCTTCATCTTCACTTTCTTTAATTTTTTCATGCTCAGCAGCTTGGCGTTTAAGTTCGACATCTGTTTTGAGGTCTTTCTTAATTTTTTCAATCTTATAGTGCTGAACACCAGCTACATGAAATGCAGACTTATGTGCGACATCAAGTCTTACGATAGGGGCTAAAAAGGGTTTGAATGCATCCATATGATCCTCCACTAACCTGCTGTTGATATTGCTTATTATCGGCTGTTATAAGCTATTCTTTAATTTGCGTTAAAAAATGATTGCCAAGTAGAACAAAATTATGTTTATCTATAAATGAACTTTTTGAACAGCAGATATATTACAAAGGTAACATCATGCTAATGACACTGACAGCAATTCATCATCACCATCATCATACGGGATAACCTGTCAGGTATTTCGCTGGTGGGTTATTCCTTAAAGGAACCTCCGGCGAAACAAAAAGTATAGTCAAAGTTTATTTCGCCCCGAGGTTCCGCCTCGGGGTTTTTCGTTTAAAGAATTAGGAAATAAATAATGAGTAACAATAATCGTTTAAGAATCGCAATCCAAAAATCAGGCCGTCTTTCAAAGGATTGCCAAGCCCTACTC
Encoded proteins:
- a CDS encoding lytic murein transglycosylase; translation: MIKKISLLVASVCLSTSVFANTQAKFDEYLNNLKQEAIEKGYSQKLVEDAFATAVFKEKVIKADKTQPEIVETLETYLPKRVPEWKVKQARKLYKEHQESLEKIAKEYGVQARFIVALWGLESNFGRIQGGYPVISALVTLAFDGRREALYKRQLWAALDILRDGHIGLDDFKGSWAGAMGQTQFMPTSFTSYAVDYNKDGRKDIWTTQEDAFASIANYLKSVGWNDDLTWGRQVQLPEGFDTSYILRRGTKSHKEWLSEWRKSERSLQEWQALGLRRMDGTDLPQVNITAALVMPDDANGRMYLAYDNYKALMNWNRSYYFASSVGYLSDRIGYPKI
- a CDS encoding YcgL domain-containing protein: MLTAIYKSPKKADTYLFVTKRDDFSNVPAPLMETFGTPVYVMMVDLARRTKLGIADLDTVKQKLTDDGFYLQLPPHTESLLDEFKKQNGVTDS
- the minC gene encoding septum site-determining protein MinC encodes the protein MANQTFELKGNLFTLSVLQLFSLDLTKLRQDLDSKISQAPKFFQGAPIVVNLADVQEQTVEFKELKQTLVDLQLNPVGVCSGTQSQHDLAKEAGFSVLNYSRDVQPSAPSQSQAAEVIEKQVYLPAQIVNGTVRSGQQIYAKDRDLIVLGAVSHGAEVIADGNVHIYGTLRGRAIAGAQGQEDTSIFCQRLEAELVSINGSYWISDSLQGEHWGQAAQITQQDESLKITALVKG
- the minD gene encoding septum site-determining protein MinD; this encodes MAKIIVVTSGKGGVGKTTSSAAIGTGLALKGYKTAIVDFDIGLRNLDLIMGCERRVVYDFVNVINGEANLNQALIKDKRVEKLYILPASQTRDKDALTREGVERVLNEMKEEFDFIICDSPAGIEAGAMMALYFADEAVVTTNPEVSSVRDSDRILGILQSKSKRAEMGLEPVKEHLLLTRYNPERVDSGEMLSVDDVKEILAIDLLGVIPESKAVLNASNSGQPVILDQESDAGQAYSDAINRLLGEVVDFRFLQVEKKGIFKRIFGG
- the minE gene encoding cell division topological specificity factor MinE, whose amino-acid sequence is MSLLDYFRSEKKNSASLAKERLQIIVAHERSKRGTPDYLPQLKQDILDVIRKYVKVDSDAVNVQFEQNEDDLAVLELNVTLPDDEK
- the rnd gene encoding ribonuclease D — its product is MQYQVIESQTALDEFVLSISKAKVLAVDTEFMRRRTLYPEIALLQIFDGNHLALIDPLADIDFSRLWTLFSDTSVLKVLHSPSEDIEVFLKFAGFIPSPIFDTQFALQLLGEGSCIGFANMVKQLRDVDIDKSESRTDWLRRPLTQSQLDYAASDVYHLLPCFETIQTRVNEKQLFNIVLQESELLAQKRSFRQPDEVLYLDVKNVWQLKPRDLATLKELAAWRRAKAEKKNLALNFVLKEHNMVEIAKRRPSSLGSLRNVPGVEPMEVNRSGKEILACIEKAKEVSEQNCPQRVRRLIDFKGYKAACKDIKHVVANVAEDNNIPVDVFASKKQINQVISWSWKKSPEEKQLLMRPDLALGWRAQLIGDKLDSWWC
- the fadD gene encoding long-chain-fatty-acid--CoA ligase FadD; the encoded protein is MEKIWLKRYPEGMPETIDPEHYNSLLELFEKSFADYAQYPAYTNMGKTLTYQQVDEKTKAVASYIQNELKLGRGDKVAVMMPNLLQTPVTILGVLRAGCTVVNVNPLYTVRELEHQLNDSESKAIFILANFAHTLEQALPKTSVKHVVLTEIGDMLGGFKKHLVNFVVKHFKKMVPDFSLQNTIPFKQVIAANPAKYSKPEVSLSDLAFLQYTGGTTGVSKGAMLTHGNMVANLEQVSGCLDTVLDKGKEVVITALPLYHIFALTANCLTFMKYGGHNILITNPRDMPAFVKELAKVPFTAITGVNTLFNGLLNTPGFADLDFSTLKMSLGGGMAVQRPVAERWQKVTKSKLMEGYGLTECAPLVTICPHDLEAYNGSIGLPAPSTDIKIIDDNGNETPKGEPGELCVKGPQVMAGYYNRPDATAECLKDGWFATGDIATYDDDGFFYIVDRKKDMILVSGFNVFPNEIEEVVAMHEGVLEVAAVGVPHEVSGEQVKVFIVKKDPSLTEKDIIAHCRDNLTNYKVPKLVEFRDELPKTNVGKILRRALKE
- a CDS encoding alpha/beta fold hydrolase, with product MSIDAIKEQKIGPFSYQSWGEGDQTVVYLHGWQDNSNSFVPLASFGNEKYSHIALDLPGHGRSDWKSTDAFYYFIDYVYDLKCFLDLAQIQTCHIVGHSMGAMIANLFASCYPTRCLSLVIIEGIGIVSTSESDTKTQLINAFSSRDKLKQSEPRVYPDINTLAQLRSKVSDISVEIAAMLMARNTLSHTDGVQLRLDPRLKHHSGFRYSIAQAKSVLNGISVPTLLVLAEQGYDMIVRQYNQFKGCFDSLKLEKMPGGHHCHMENPEICYKLIEAHQDSNRTSFTTQGA